A window of the Labeo rohita strain BAU-BD-2019 chromosome 1, IGBB_LRoh.1.0, whole genome shotgun sequence genome harbors these coding sequences:
- the poglut1 gene encoding protein O-glucosyltransferase 1 isoform X1, whose product MELPWLILPSFILLLNGVELCLSDNVFPSAKRWQSFITKITEATQNYQPCSLENCSCHLSVLKDDLRPFKNGISEGLMADTVHRGVGTHYQIIGNKLYREQSCMFPARCSGVEHFILKVIRRLPDLEVVINVRDYPQVPGWVQPVLPVLSFSKTADYQDIMYPAWTFWEGGPAVWPIYPTGLGRWDLMRDDLKKSAARWPWKKKSPKGFFRGSRTSSERDPLILLSREAPDLVDAEYTKNQAWKSEKDTLGGPPAKEIPLVDHCEYKYLFNFRGVAASFRLKHLFLCGSLVFHVGEDWLEFFYPQLKPWVHYIPVKQDLSDLRELLQFVKENDGVAEEIAIRGQKFILDHLRMEDVSCYWERLLTDFSKLLKYKPQRKSNYNQIIHTASRSEL is encoded by the exons ATGGAGCTGCCATGGCTGATTTTGCCGTCTTTTATTCTTTTGCTGAATGGAGTTGAATTGTGTCTTTCAGATAACG TCTTTCCATCAGCCAAACGCTGGCAGTCATTCATCACGAAGATCACAGAAGCCACACAAAATTACCAGCCATGCAGTCTGGAGAACTGCAGTTGTCATCTCAG TGTCTTGAAAGATGACCTTAGGCCATTTAAAAATGGTATATCTGAGGGGTTGATGGCAGACACAGTGCACAGAGGTGTTGGTACGCACTACCAGATCATCGGAAACAAGTTGTACAGAGAACAAAGCTGCATGTTTCCAGCAAG ATGCAGTGGTGTTGAGCACTTCATCCTAAAAGTGATTAGACGGTTGCCAGATTTGGAGGTGGTGATTAATGTTCGTGACTATCCACAGGTTCCTGGATGGGTTCAGCCAGTCTTGCCTGTACTTTCTTTCAGTAAG ACAGCAGACTACCAGGACATCATGTACCCTGCATGGACATTTTGGGAGGGAGGTCCTGCTGTATGGCCCATTTACCCCACTGGGCTGGGCCGATGGGACCTCATGAGGGATGACCTGAAAAA ATCAGCTGCTCGATGGCcctggaagaaaaaaagtccaaaaggATTCTTTAGAGGCTCTAG AACCAGTTCAGAAAGGGACCCACTAATCCTTCTCTCAAGAGAAGCCCCAGACCTTGTGGATGCCGAGTACACTAAGAACCAGGCCTGGAAGTCAGAGAAG GATACTCTGGGTGGACCCCCAGCCAAAGAAATCCCCCTAGTTGACCACTGTGAATACAA ATACCTTTTTAACTTCCGAGGTGTGGCTGCTAGTTTCCGTTTGAAACATCTGTTCCTGTGTGGATCGTTGGTTTTTCATGTCGGCGAGGACTGGCTTGAGTTCTTCTACCCTCAGCTCAAGCCCTGGGTTCACTATATTCCTGTCAAACAGGACTTGTCTGATCTCAG AGAGCTGCTTCAGTTTGTGAAAGAAAATGATGGTGTAGCAGAAGAAATTGCTATAAG GGGTCAGAAGTTTATTCTGGATCATCTCCGTATGGAGGACGTGTCTTGTTACTGGGAGAGGCTCCTCACTGACTTCAGCAAGCTGCTCAAATACAAACCCCAGAGAAAATCAAATTACAATCAGATCATTCACACAGCCAGCAGATCTGAACTTTGA
- the poglut1 gene encoding protein O-glucosyltransferase 1 isoform X2 — protein MELPWLILPSFILLLNGVELCLSDNAKRWQSFITKITEATQNYQPCSLENCSCHLSVLKDDLRPFKNGISEGLMADTVHRGVGTHYQIIGNKLYREQSCMFPARCSGVEHFILKVIRRLPDLEVVINVRDYPQVPGWVQPVLPVLSFSKTADYQDIMYPAWTFWEGGPAVWPIYPTGLGRWDLMRDDLKKSAARWPWKKKSPKGFFRGSRTSSERDPLILLSREAPDLVDAEYTKNQAWKSEKDTLGGPPAKEIPLVDHCEYKYLFNFRGVAASFRLKHLFLCGSLVFHVGEDWLEFFYPQLKPWVHYIPVKQDLSDLRELLQFVKENDGVAEEIAIRGQKFILDHLRMEDVSCYWERLLTDFSKLLKYKPQRKSNYNQIIHTASRSEL, from the exons ATGGAGCTGCCATGGCTGATTTTGCCGTCTTTTATTCTTTTGCTGAATGGAGTTGAATTGTGTCTTTCAGATAACG CCAAACGCTGGCAGTCATTCATCACGAAGATCACAGAAGCCACACAAAATTACCAGCCATGCAGTCTGGAGAACTGCAGTTGTCATCTCAG TGTCTTGAAAGATGACCTTAGGCCATTTAAAAATGGTATATCTGAGGGGTTGATGGCAGACACAGTGCACAGAGGTGTTGGTACGCACTACCAGATCATCGGAAACAAGTTGTACAGAGAACAAAGCTGCATGTTTCCAGCAAG ATGCAGTGGTGTTGAGCACTTCATCCTAAAAGTGATTAGACGGTTGCCAGATTTGGAGGTGGTGATTAATGTTCGTGACTATCCACAGGTTCCTGGATGGGTTCAGCCAGTCTTGCCTGTACTTTCTTTCAGTAAG ACAGCAGACTACCAGGACATCATGTACCCTGCATGGACATTTTGGGAGGGAGGTCCTGCTGTATGGCCCATTTACCCCACTGGGCTGGGCCGATGGGACCTCATGAGGGATGACCTGAAAAA ATCAGCTGCTCGATGGCcctggaagaaaaaaagtccaaaaggATTCTTTAGAGGCTCTAG AACCAGTTCAGAAAGGGACCCACTAATCCTTCTCTCAAGAGAAGCCCCAGACCTTGTGGATGCCGAGTACACTAAGAACCAGGCCTGGAAGTCAGAGAAG GATACTCTGGGTGGACCCCCAGCCAAAGAAATCCCCCTAGTTGACCACTGTGAATACAA ATACCTTTTTAACTTCCGAGGTGTGGCTGCTAGTTTCCGTTTGAAACATCTGTTCCTGTGTGGATCGTTGGTTTTTCATGTCGGCGAGGACTGGCTTGAGTTCTTCTACCCTCAGCTCAAGCCCTGGGTTCACTATATTCCTGTCAAACAGGACTTGTCTGATCTCAG AGAGCTGCTTCAGTTTGTGAAAGAAAATGATGGTGTAGCAGAAGAAATTGCTATAAG GGGTCAGAAGTTTATTCTGGATCATCTCCGTATGGAGGACGTGTCTTGTTACTGGGAGAGGCTCCTCACTGACTTCAGCAAGCTGCTCAAATACAAACCCCAGAGAAAATCAAATTACAATCAGATCATTCACACAGCCAGCAGATCTGAACTTTGA
- the LOC127172477 gene encoding calsequestrin-2-like translates to MLPIWLVLVSCMDFLLFSSAEEGLEFPSFDGKDRVLNVNERNYKKALKKYDMMCLLYHEPLRSDKELQQQFHMREMVLELAAQVLEDKDIGFGLVDSHKDAKVAKKLGLEEEGSIYVFKDERVIEFDGELSADTLVEFLLDLLEDPVELISNPMEQRAFERMDEDIRLIGYFKGEDSEHYKAFQVTAEKFQPYVKFFATFEKGVAKQLTLKMNEIDFYEPFMDEPVTIPGKPNSQEEIVDFVNQHRRPTLRKLRAEDMFETWEDDMDGIHIVAFAEEEDPDGYEFLEILKEVARDNTKNPDLSIVWIDPDEFPLLTAYWEKTFKVDLFRPQIGVVNVTDADSVWLNMPNDEALPSAEELEDWIEDVLSGKVNTEDDDDDDDDDDDDDDDDDSSDEDHYGDDDDDDD, encoded by the exons ATGCTGCCCATCTGGCTTGTCTTGGTTTCCTGCATGGATTTTCTCCTGTTCTCTTCTGCAGAGGAGGGTCTGGAATTTCCCAGTTTCGATGGCAAGGACAGAGTTCTTAATGTCAATGAGAGGAACTATAAGAAGGCATTAAAGAAGTATGACATGATGTGTTTGCTGTATCATGAACCCCTGCGTTCAGATAAGGAACTCCAGCAGCAGTTTCACATGAGAGAGATGGTTCTGGAG CTTGCTGCTCAAGTTCTCGAAGACAAGGATATTGGTTTTGGATTGGTAGACTCACATAAAGATGCTAAGGTTGCCAAAAAGCTTG GTCTGGAGGAGGAAGGAAGCATCTATGTGTTTAAGGACGAAAGAGTGATTGAGTTTGATGGAGAGCTCTCTGCAGATACACTGGTTGAATTCCTGTTGGAT CTGTTGGAGGACCCAGTGGAGTTGATTAGTAACCCCATGGAACAACGTGCCTTTGAGCGAATGGATGAAGACATACGCCTTATTGGCTACTTTAAGGGTGAAGACTCTGAAC attaTAAGGCCTTCCAGGTGACTGCAGAGAAGTTCCAACCTTACGTGAAGTTTTTTGCCACTTTTGAAAAAGGG GTGGCTAAACAACTGActctaaaaatgaatgaaatcgATTTCTATGAGCCCTTCATGGATGAGCCTGTCACCATTCCTGGGAAACCCAACTCACAGGAGGAAATAGTGGATTTTGTCAATCAACACAGAAG GCCCACTCTGAGAAAGCTTCGTGCTGAGGACATGTTTGAAACTTGG GAGGATGACATGGACGGAATCCACATTGTTGCCTTTGCTGAGGAGGAGGATCCAG ACGGTTATGAATTCCTGGAAATTCTAAAGGAGGTTGCAAGGGACAATACTAAAAACCCAGATCTCAGCATTGTCTGGATTGATCCTGATGAATTTCCTCTG TTAACTGCATACTGGGAGAAAACATTCAAGGTGGACCTTTTCAGACCCCAGATTGGTGTGGTGAATGTGACTGAT GCTGACAGTGTGTGGTTGAACATGCCTAATGATGAAGCTTTACCATCAGCTGAGGAGCTGGAGGACTGGATAGAGGATGTTCTCTCTGGAAAGGTCAACactgaggatgatgatgatgatgatgatgatgatgatgacgatgacgACGATGATGATAGTAGCGATGAAGACCATTATGgtgatgacgatgatgatgatgattaa